The following are encoded together in the Amblyraja radiata isolate CabotCenter1 chromosome 27, sAmbRad1.1.pri, whole genome shotgun sequence genome:
- the trappc3 gene encoding trafficking protein particle complex subunit 3 isoform X3: MNSELFTLTYGALVTQLCKDYENDEDVNKQLDKMGYNIGVRLIEDFLARSNVGRCHDFRETADVIAKVAFKMYLGVTPSVTNWSPAGDEFSLILENNPLVDFVELPDNHSSLIYSNLLCGLLRGALEMVQMAIDVKFVQDTLKGDNVTEIRMKFIKRIEENLPAGEE, translated from the exons AACTCAGAGCTGTTCACTCTGACGTATGGAGCTCTGGTCACACAGTTGTGTAAAGATTATGAAAACGATGAAGATGTCAATAAGCAATTGGATAAAAT GGGATACAACATTGGTGTCAGACTAATAGAAGATTTTTTAGCACGTTCTAATGTTGGAAGATGTCATGATTTCCGTGAAACTGCAGATGTCATTGCAAAG GTTGCATTTAAAATGTACCTGGGTGTTACTCCAAGTGTGACCAACTGGAGCCCAGCAGGAGATGAGTTTTCATTGATTCTGGAAAATAATCCTCTTGTGGATTTTGTGGAATTGCCTGATAACCACTCCAGTTTGATCTACTCAAATCTACTGTGTGGATTGTTGCGAGGAGCATTGGAAATG GTTCAAATGGCGATTGATGTGAAATTTGTCCAAGATACACTCAAGGGTGACAACGTGACAGAAATTCGAATGAAATTCATTAAAAGGATTGAGGAAAATCTCCCAGCTGGAGAGGAATAG
- the trappc3 gene encoding trafficking protein particle complex subunit 3 isoform X2: MGYNIGVRLIEDFLARSNVGRCHDFRETADVIAKVAFKMYLGVTPSVTNWSPAGDEFSLILENNPLVDFVELPDNHSSLIYSNLLCGLLRGALEMVQMAIDVKFVQDTLKGDNVTEIRMKFIKRIEENLPAGEE; encoded by the exons AT GGGATACAACATTGGTGTCAGACTAATAGAAGATTTTTTAGCACGTTCTAATGTTGGAAGATGTCATGATTTCCGTGAAACTGCAGATGTCATTGCAAAG GTTGCATTTAAAATGTACCTGGGTGTTACTCCAAGTGTGACCAACTGGAGCCCAGCAGGAGATGAGTTTTCATTGATTCTGGAAAATAATCCTCTTGTGGATTTTGTGGAATTGCCTGATAACCACTCCAGTTTGATCTACTCAAATCTACTGTGTGGATTGTTGCGAGGAGCATTGGAAATG GTTCAAATGGCGATTGATGTGAAATTTGTCCAAGATACACTCAAGGGTGACAACGTGACAGAAATTCGAATGAAATTCATTAAAAGGATTGAGGAAAATCTCCCAGCTGGAGAGGAATAG